A portion of the Colius striatus isolate bColStr4 chromosome 1, bColStr4.1.hap1, whole genome shotgun sequence genome contains these proteins:
- the GNB3 gene encoding guanine nucleotide-binding protein G(I)/G(S)/G(T) subunit beta-3, producing the protein MGEMEQMKQEAEQLKKQIADARKACADTTLAQIVSGMEVVGRIQMRTRRTLRGHLAKIYAMHWSTDSKLLVSASQDGKLIVWDTYTTNKVHAIPLRSSWVMTCAYAPSGNFVACGGLDNMCSIYNLKTREGNVKVSRELSAHTGYLSCCRFLDDNNIVTSSGDTTCALWDIETGQQKTVFLGHTGDCMSLAVSPDFKLFISGACDATAKLWDVREGSCRQTFSGHESDINAICFFPNGEAICTGSDDATCRLFDLRADQELIVYSHESIICGITSVAFSRSGRLLLAGYDDFNCNIWDSLKGERVGILSGHDNRVSCLGVTADGMAVATGSWDSFLKVWN; encoded by the exons ATGGGGGAAATGGAACAGATGAAGCAGGAGGCTGAGCAGCTGAAGAAGCAGATTGCG GACGCCCGGAAAGCCTGTGCAGACACAACGCTTGCTCAG ATTGTGTCTGGAATGGAGGTTGTTGGACGCATCCAGATGCGGACCCGAAGGACGCTGCGTGGGCACCTGGCCAAGATCTACGCCATGCACTGGTCCACAGACTCCAA ACTTCTGGTCAGTGCCTCACAAGATGGGAAACTGATTGTGTGGGACACGTACACAACTAACAAG GTTCATGCCATCCCTTTGCGTTCTTCCTGGGTCATGACTTGTGCCTATGCCCCCTCAGGCAATTTTGTGGCCTGTGGGGGCCTTGACAACATGTGCTCCATCTACAACCTCAAGACTCGTGAAGGCAACGTCAAAGTGAGCAGGGAGCTCTCAGCTCATACAG GTTACCTCTCCTGCTGCCGATTTCTTGACGACAACAATATTGTGACTAGCTCTGGAGATACCACATG TGCACTCTGGGACATTGAGACTGGGCAACAGAAGACTGTATTCCTGGGTCACACTGGAGACTGCATGAGCCTGGCTGTCTCCCCAGACTTCAAACTCTTCATCTCTGGGGCTTGCGATGCTACTGCCAAACTATGGGACGTGCGGGAGGGCTCCTGCCGCCAGACCTTCTCTGGACATGAGTCCGACATCAACGCCATCTGC TTCTTCCCTAACGGTGAAGCCATCTGCACGGGCTCAGATGATGCCACCTGCCGGCTCTTCGACCTCCGGGCAGACCAGGAGCTCATCGTGTACTCTCATGAGAGCATCATCTGTGGAATCACATCAGTCGCCTTCTCCCGCAGCGGGCGCCTCTTGCTCGCTGGATATGATGACTTCAACTGCAACATCTGGGACTCCCTGAAAGGAGAGCGTGTGG GGATCCTTTCTGGCCATGATAACAGAGTGAGTTGCCTGGGGGTGACAGCAGATGGGATGGCCGTTGCCACTGGCTCCTGGGACAGCTTCCTCAAGGTTTGGAACTGA
- the CDCA3 gene encoding cell division cycle-associated protein 3 → MGVSGSAPATPCNRHLAHVSDPRSPSAGILRTPIEVVSSPADSPQLGPAEPGPAASEDWDPRSPTPGISRTPMRTTSSDSVEHLVKQLSEAFGIEAAPRQTAPPGTARPAEESAVEEPAWRSSSPAGGPEAAASTVEETERLPSPSAAPALPARLAAHAFPSGSKPVRRKANNKIMASSAGTGRSPLSILQDDNSPSAPASRQGKRHVLGENLGEKEVTADLSRNLKSGNCAWSNLNKENHQCPFVEN, encoded by the exons ATGGGGGTCTCCGGCAGCGCCCCGGCCACCCCGTGCAACAGGCACCTGGCCCATGTCAGCGACCCCCGTTCCCCCAGCGCCGGCATCCTGCGCACCCCCATCGAG GTGGTGAGCTCTCCAGCGGACAGCCCTCAGCTTGGTCCTGCCGAGCCGGGGCCGGCCGCCAGCGAGGACTGGGACCCGCGCTCGCCCACGCCCGGTATTTCCCGCACGCCCATGAGGACCACGTCGAGTG ACAGCGTAGAGCACCTTGTGAAGCAGCTCAGCGAGGCCTTCGGGATTGAGGCCGCTCCCCGGCAGACGGCGCCGCCGGGTACGGCCCGTCCCGCCGAGGAGTCGGCAGTGGAGGAGCCGGCCTGGCGGAGCTCGTCGCCCGCCGGAGGCCCGGAGGCGGCTGCCTCCACGGTGGAAGAGACGGAGAGGCTGCCCTCTCCCAGTGCcgccccagctctgccagcccgGCTCGCCGCACACGCCTTCCCCTCCG GGAGCAAGCCTGTAAGACGCAAGGCCAACAACAAAATCATGGCATCATCTGCTGGAACTGGCCGctctcccctcagcatcctaCAAGACGATAATTCCCCCAGTGCTCCTGCCTCTCGACAG gGTAAGAGGCACGTGTTGGGAGAGAACCTTGGGGAGAAGGAAGTAACAGCAGATCTGAGCAGGAACCTCAAATCTGGGAACTGTGCTTGGAGCAATCTGAACAAAGAAAACCACCAATGTCCTTTTGTGGAGAACTAG
- the USP5 gene encoding ubiquitin carboxyl-terminal hydrolase 5 isoform X1, producing MAELSEALLSVLPSIRVPKAGDRVHKDECAFSFDTPESDGGLYICMNTFLGFGKQYVEKHYQKTGHRVYLHLKRTRKLKEEDTSSSAGDPPRKKPTRLAIGVEGGFDITEEKFECDEDVKIVIFPEHLDIPRDGLEGLPDMVRDRIASAVEAILTADSASRKQEVQAWDGEVRRVSKHAFSLQQLQNDVRIPPCGWKCSKCDMRENLWLNMTDGAILCGRRYFDGSGGNNHAVEHYRETGYPLAVKLGTITPDGADVYSYDEDDMVLDPNLAEHLAHFGIDMLKMQKTDKTMTELEIDMNQRIGEWELIQESGVQLKPLYGPGYTGIRNLGNSCYLNSVMQVLFSIPDFQRKYVDKLEKIFQSAPSDPTQDFSTQVAKLGHGLLSGEYSKPASADGEQQPDQKGMQNGIAPRMFKSLIGKGHPEFSTNRQQDAQEFFLHFINMVERNCRSSENPNEVFRFLVEEKLKCLATEKVKYTQRVDYIMQLPVPMDAALNKDELLEYEEKKRQAEEEKQPLPELVRAKVPFSSCLEAYGAPEQVDDFWSTALQAKSVALKTTRFASFPDYLVIQIKKFTFGLDWVPKKLDVSIEMPEELDISALQGMGLQDGEEEMPDIAPPLVTPDEPKGSLGFYGNEDDDSFCSPHFSSPTSPMLDESVIIQLVEMGFPMDACRKAVYYTGNSGVEAAMNWVMSHMDDPDFANPLILPGSSGPGSTIACPDPPSEDSVATIVSMGFSRDQAMKALRATNNSLERAVDWIFSHIDDLDTEAAMDISEGRSAAESVSESVPVGPKVRDGPGKYQLFAFISHMGTSTMCGHYVCHIKKDGRWVIYNDQKVCASEKPPKDLGYIYFYQRIPS from the exons ATGGCGGAGCTGAGCGAGGCGCTGCTCTCGGTGTTGCCGTCCATCCGGGTGCCCAAGGCCGGCGACCGGGTCCACAAGGACGAGTGCGCCTTTTCCTTTGACACGCCG gaGTCAGATGGCGGCTTGTATATCTGCATGAACACGTTCTTGGGCTTTGGGAAGCAGTATGTGGAAAAGCATTATCAGAAAACAGGCCACCGGGTCTACCTGCACCTCAAAAGAACACGTAAACtg AAGGAAGAAGACACCAGCTCCAGTGCTGGGGACCCCCCAAGGAAGAAACCAACTCGCTTGGCTATTG gTGTAGAAGGTGGATTTGACATCACAGAGGAGAAGTTTGAGTGTGACGAAGATGTAAAAATAGTCATTTTCCCAGAGCATTTGGATATTCCTCGTGATGGGCTGGAGGGATTACCAGACATGGTCAGAGACAGG ATTGCCAGTGCAGTGGAGGCCATCCTAACAGCAGATTCAGCCTCACGGAAGCAGGAGGTGCAGGCTTGGGATGGGGAGGTTCGGCGTGTGTCCAAACACGctttttccctgcagcagcttcagaatGATGTCCGCATCCCACCGTG TGGCTGGAAGTGCAGCAAGTGTGACATGAGGGAGAACCTGTGGTTGAACATGACTGACGGCGCCATCCTCTGTGGACGCCGCTATTTTGATGGCAGTGGTGGCAACAACCACGCGGTTGAGCACTACCGGGAAACTGGCTACCCGCTGGCTGTGAAACTGGGAACAATTACTCCTGATGGTGCCG ATGTCTACTCCTATGACGAGGATGACATGGTTTTGGATCCCAATCTGGCAGAACACCTTGCTCACTTTGGGATTGACATGCTCAAGATGCAGAAG ACAGATAAGACAATGACAGAACTGGAAATAGACATGAACCAGCGCATTGGGGAGTGGGAGCTCATCCAGGAGTCTGGTGTGCAGCTTAAGCCCCTCTATGGGCCTGGCTACACTGGGATCCGCAACTTGGGCAACAGTTGCTACCTCAATTCTGTAATGCAAGTGCTGTTCAGTATCCCAGACTTCCAGAGAAA GTATGTGGACAAGCTGGAGAAGATATTCCAGAGTGCACCCTCGGACCCTACCCAGGACTTCAGCACACAAGT AGCCAAACTAGGTCATGGACTGCTTTCTGGGGAGTATTCAAAGCCAGCTTCTGCTGACGGGGAGCAGCAGCCTGATCAGAAG GGTATGCAAAATGGCATTGCTCCACGCATGTTTAAGTCCCTCATTGGAAAAGGGCACCCAGAATTTTCCACTAACCGGCAGCAGGACGCCCAGGAATTCTTTCTGCACTTCATCAACATGGTGGAG AGGAACTGCCGCAGCTCGGAGAACCCTAATGAGGTCTTCCGCTTTCTGGTGGAGGAGAAGCTGAAGTGCCTGGCCACGGAGAAGGTGAAATACACCCAGCGTGTGGACTATATCATGCAGCTGCCAGTGCCCATGGATGCTGCACTCAACAAAG ATGAACTACTGGAATATGAGGAGAAGAAGCgtcaggcagaggaggagaagcagcccCTGCCTGAGCTGGTGCGAGCCAAGGTGCCTTTCAGCTCCTGCCTAGAGGCCTATGGAGctccagagcaggtggatgacTTCTGGAGCACAGCCTTGCAGGCCAAGTCTGTGGCTCtcaa AACAACACGATTCGCCTCTTTCCCAGATTATCTGGTGATCCAGATCAAGAAATTCACTTTTGGACTGGACTGGGTGCCCAAAAAGCTTG ATGTGTCCATCGAAATGCCAGAGGAGCTGGATATCTCTGCACTGCAGGGAATGGGACTGCAAgatggagaagaagaaatgccAGACATCGCACCCCCACTGGTGACACCAGACGAGCCCAAAGGTAGCCTGGGGTTCTATGGCAACGAGGACGACGACTCCTTCTGCTCCCCTCACTTCTCCTCTCCGACAT cACCCATGTTGGACGAGTCGGTGATTATCCAGCTCGTGGAGATGGGCTTTCCCATGGACGCCTGCCGCAAAGCTGTGTATTACACGGGCAACAGTGGGGTTGAGGCTGCCATGAACTGGGTCATGTCACACATGGATGATCCAG ACTTTGCTAACCCGTTAATTCTCCCTGGATCCAGCGGACCAGGGTCAACTATTGCCTGCCCAGACCCTCCTTCAGAAGACAGTGTGGCCACCATTGTCTCCATGGGCTTCTCCCGGGACCAGGCGATGAAGGCGCTTAGAGCCACG aACAACAGTCTGGAGCGTGCCGTGGACTGGATCTTTAGTCACATTGATGACCTTGACACAGAAGCTGCTATGGATATCTCGGAGGGACGCTCGGCAGCCGAATCCGTCTCGGAGTCTGTCCCTGTGGGTCCGAAAGTGCGCGATGGGCCTGGAA AATATCAGCTGTTTGCCTTCATCAGCCACATGGGCACTTCAACTATGTGTGGTCACTATGTTTGTCACATCAAGAAGGATGGCAG GTGGGTGATTTACAATGACCAGAAAGTCTGTGCTTCAGAGAAGCCCCCCAAGGACCTGGGCTACATCTACTTCTATCAGCGGATTCCCAGCTAG
- the USP5 gene encoding ubiquitin carboxyl-terminal hydrolase 5 isoform X2: MAELSEALLSVLPSIRVPKAGDRVHKDECAFSFDTPESDGGLYICMNTFLGFGKQYVEKHYQKTGHRVYLHLKRTRKLKEEDTSSSAGDPPRKKPTRLAIGVEGGFDITEEKFECDEDVKIVIFPEHLDIPRDGLEGLPDMVRDRIASAVEAILTADSASRKQEVQAWDGEVRRVSKHAFSLQQLQNDVRIPPCGWKCSKCDMRENLWLNMTDGAILCGRRYFDGSGGNNHAVEHYRETGYPLAVKLGTITPDGADVYSYDEDDMVLDPNLAEHLAHFGIDMLKMQKTDKTMTELEIDMNQRIGEWELIQESGVQLKPLYGPGYTGIRNLGNSCYLNSVMQVLFSIPDFQRKYVDKLEKIFQSAPSDPTQDFSTQVAKLGHGLLSGEYSKPASADGEQQPDQKGMQNGIAPRMFKSLIGKGHPEFSTNRQQDAQEFFLHFINMVERNCRSSENPNEVFRFLVEEKLKCLATEKVKYTQRVDYIMQLPVPMDAALNKDELLEYEEKKRQAEEEKQPLPELVRAKVPFSSCLEAYGAPEQVDDFWSTALQAKSVALKTTRFASFPDYLVIQIKKFTFGLDWVPKKLDVSIEMPEELDISALQGMGLQDGEEEMPDIAPPLVTPDEPKAPMLDESVIIQLVEMGFPMDACRKAVYYTGNSGVEAAMNWVMSHMDDPDFANPLILPGSSGPGSTIACPDPPSEDSVATIVSMGFSRDQAMKALRATNNSLERAVDWIFSHIDDLDTEAAMDISEGRSAAESVSESVPVGPKVRDGPGKYQLFAFISHMGTSTMCGHYVCHIKKDGRWVIYNDQKVCASEKPPKDLGYIYFYQRIPS, encoded by the exons ATGGCGGAGCTGAGCGAGGCGCTGCTCTCGGTGTTGCCGTCCATCCGGGTGCCCAAGGCCGGCGACCGGGTCCACAAGGACGAGTGCGCCTTTTCCTTTGACACGCCG gaGTCAGATGGCGGCTTGTATATCTGCATGAACACGTTCTTGGGCTTTGGGAAGCAGTATGTGGAAAAGCATTATCAGAAAACAGGCCACCGGGTCTACCTGCACCTCAAAAGAACACGTAAACtg AAGGAAGAAGACACCAGCTCCAGTGCTGGGGACCCCCCAAGGAAGAAACCAACTCGCTTGGCTATTG gTGTAGAAGGTGGATTTGACATCACAGAGGAGAAGTTTGAGTGTGACGAAGATGTAAAAATAGTCATTTTCCCAGAGCATTTGGATATTCCTCGTGATGGGCTGGAGGGATTACCAGACATGGTCAGAGACAGG ATTGCCAGTGCAGTGGAGGCCATCCTAACAGCAGATTCAGCCTCACGGAAGCAGGAGGTGCAGGCTTGGGATGGGGAGGTTCGGCGTGTGTCCAAACACGctttttccctgcagcagcttcagaatGATGTCCGCATCCCACCGTG TGGCTGGAAGTGCAGCAAGTGTGACATGAGGGAGAACCTGTGGTTGAACATGACTGACGGCGCCATCCTCTGTGGACGCCGCTATTTTGATGGCAGTGGTGGCAACAACCACGCGGTTGAGCACTACCGGGAAACTGGCTACCCGCTGGCTGTGAAACTGGGAACAATTACTCCTGATGGTGCCG ATGTCTACTCCTATGACGAGGATGACATGGTTTTGGATCCCAATCTGGCAGAACACCTTGCTCACTTTGGGATTGACATGCTCAAGATGCAGAAG ACAGATAAGACAATGACAGAACTGGAAATAGACATGAACCAGCGCATTGGGGAGTGGGAGCTCATCCAGGAGTCTGGTGTGCAGCTTAAGCCCCTCTATGGGCCTGGCTACACTGGGATCCGCAACTTGGGCAACAGTTGCTACCTCAATTCTGTAATGCAAGTGCTGTTCAGTATCCCAGACTTCCAGAGAAA GTATGTGGACAAGCTGGAGAAGATATTCCAGAGTGCACCCTCGGACCCTACCCAGGACTTCAGCACACAAGT AGCCAAACTAGGTCATGGACTGCTTTCTGGGGAGTATTCAAAGCCAGCTTCTGCTGACGGGGAGCAGCAGCCTGATCAGAAG GGTATGCAAAATGGCATTGCTCCACGCATGTTTAAGTCCCTCATTGGAAAAGGGCACCCAGAATTTTCCACTAACCGGCAGCAGGACGCCCAGGAATTCTTTCTGCACTTCATCAACATGGTGGAG AGGAACTGCCGCAGCTCGGAGAACCCTAATGAGGTCTTCCGCTTTCTGGTGGAGGAGAAGCTGAAGTGCCTGGCCACGGAGAAGGTGAAATACACCCAGCGTGTGGACTATATCATGCAGCTGCCAGTGCCCATGGATGCTGCACTCAACAAAG ATGAACTACTGGAATATGAGGAGAAGAAGCgtcaggcagaggaggagaagcagcccCTGCCTGAGCTGGTGCGAGCCAAGGTGCCTTTCAGCTCCTGCCTAGAGGCCTATGGAGctccagagcaggtggatgacTTCTGGAGCACAGCCTTGCAGGCCAAGTCTGTGGCTCtcaa AACAACACGATTCGCCTCTTTCCCAGATTATCTGGTGATCCAGATCAAGAAATTCACTTTTGGACTGGACTGGGTGCCCAAAAAGCTTG ATGTGTCCATCGAAATGCCAGAGGAGCTGGATATCTCTGCACTGCAGGGAATGGGACTGCAAgatggagaagaagaaatgccAGACATCGCACCCCCACTGGTGACACCAGACGAGCCCAAAG cACCCATGTTGGACGAGTCGGTGATTATCCAGCTCGTGGAGATGGGCTTTCCCATGGACGCCTGCCGCAAAGCTGTGTATTACACGGGCAACAGTGGGGTTGAGGCTGCCATGAACTGGGTCATGTCACACATGGATGATCCAG ACTTTGCTAACCCGTTAATTCTCCCTGGATCCAGCGGACCAGGGTCAACTATTGCCTGCCCAGACCCTCCTTCAGAAGACAGTGTGGCCACCATTGTCTCCATGGGCTTCTCCCGGGACCAGGCGATGAAGGCGCTTAGAGCCACG aACAACAGTCTGGAGCGTGCCGTGGACTGGATCTTTAGTCACATTGATGACCTTGACACAGAAGCTGCTATGGATATCTCGGAGGGACGCTCGGCAGCCGAATCCGTCTCGGAGTCTGTCCCTGTGGGTCCGAAAGTGCGCGATGGGCCTGGAA AATATCAGCTGTTTGCCTTCATCAGCCACATGGGCACTTCAACTATGTGTGGTCACTATGTTTGTCACATCAAGAAGGATGGCAG GTGGGTGATTTACAATGACCAGAAAGTCTGTGCTTCAGAGAAGCCCCCCAAGGACCTGGGCTACATCTACTTCTATCAGCGGATTCCCAGCTAG
- the TPI1 gene encoding triosephosphate isomerase, with amino-acid sequence MAPRKFFVGGNWKMNGDKKSLGELIHTLNGAKLSADTEVVCGAPSIYLDFARQKLDAKIGVAAQNCYKVPKGAFTGEISPAMIKDIGAAWVILGHSERRHVFGESDELIGQKVAHALAEGLGVIACIGEKLDEREAGITEKVVFEQTKAIADNVKDWSKVVLAYEPVWAIGTGKTATPQQAQEVHEKLRGWLKSHVSDAVAQSTRIIYGGSVTGSNCKELASQHDVDGFLVGGASLKPEFVDIINAKH; translated from the exons ATGGCACCCAGGAAGTTCTTCGTGGGGGGCAACTGGAAGATGAACGGCGACAAGAAGAGCCTGGGCGAGCTCATCCATACGCTGAACGGCGCCAAGCTCTCCGCCGACACCG AGGTGGTTTGTGGAGCCCCTTCCATCTACCTCGACTTTGCCCGCCAAAAGCTTGATGCAAAGATTGGGGTTGCAGCACAGAACTGTTACAAGGTACCAAAAGGTGCCTTCACAGGAGAGATCAG ccctgcaatGATCAAAGATATTGGAGCTGCGTGGGTGATCCTGGGCCACTCGGAGCGAAGGCATGTTTTTGGAGAGTCAGATGAG TTAATTGGGCAGAAGGTGGCTCATGCTCTAGCTGAGGGCCTTGGAGTCATTGCCTGCATTGGAGAGAAGCTGGATGAGAGAGAAGCTGGCATAACAGAGAAGGTGGTTTTTGAACAGACCAAGGCCATTGCTG aTAATGTGAAGGACTGGAGCAAAGTGGTTCTTGCCTATGAGCCAGTTTGGGCTATTGGAACTGGTAAAACTGCAACTCCTCAACAG GCTCAGGAAGTTCATGAGAAGCTGAGGGGGTGGCTGAAAAGCCACGTGTCTGATGCTGTTGCTCAGTCAACTAGGATCATCTATGGAG GTTCAGTCACTGGCAGCAACTGTAAGGAGCTGGCCTCTCAGCATGATGTGGATGGCTTCCTTGTTGGCGGAGCTTCTCTCAAGCCAGAGTTTGTGGATATTATCAATGCCAAACACTGA